A region of Acidimicrobiales bacterium DNA encodes the following proteins:
- a CDS encoding NADH-quinone oxidoreductase subunit D encodes MTPHTGSSLSSETFEGSQELGDRGATSPAELGREAGSVLRLPEGTGVDVSDLDVEYPDDETMIINMGPQHPSTHGVLRLMMELDGETVLRTKPIIGYLHTGMEKTGEGLTYQQGATNVTRMDYLSPLNNELVFSLATEKLLGIEIPPRAVWIRMLLSELQRVSSHLMWLATNGMDVGSTTMMIFGFRERELVLAFFEKTTGLRMNHNFIRPGGTAADLPDGWEDDVETILDNVTARLAVYDELLTGQPIFRERMEGVGALSAEEALALSATGPILRSTGVAWDLRRAMPYLAYDEVVFDVIIGTYGDNFDRYAIRLNEIRESVRILRQVLDKMPAGDYRVQDKKVTPPPRARIDESMEALIHHFKIFTEGFKVPEGEVYVAVESPRGELGCYMVSDGSAKPHRLHIRAPSFVNLQSLPVMMHGGLVADAVATISSVDPVMGEVDR; translated from the coding sequence ATGACGCCGCACACCGGGTCCTCCCTGTCGTCGGAGACCTTCGAGGGCTCCCAGGAGCTCGGGGACCGCGGCGCCACATCGCCGGCGGAGCTCGGGCGCGAGGCCGGGTCGGTGTTGCGGCTCCCCGAGGGCACCGGGGTCGACGTCTCGGACCTCGACGTGGAGTACCCCGACGACGAGACCATGATCATCAACATGGGCCCGCAGCACCCGTCCACCCACGGCGTGCTGCGCCTCATGATGGAGCTCGACGGCGAGACGGTGCTGCGCACGAAGCCGATCATCGGCTACCTCCACACCGGCATGGAGAAGACGGGGGAGGGGCTCACCTACCAGCAGGGCGCCACCAACGTCACGCGCATGGACTACCTGTCGCCCCTCAACAACGAGCTCGTCTTCTCGCTCGCCACCGAGAAGCTGCTCGGGATCGAGATCCCGCCGCGCGCCGTGTGGATCCGCATGCTGCTGTCGGAGCTCCAGCGGGTGTCGTCGCACCTCATGTGGCTCGCCACCAACGGCATGGACGTGGGCTCGACCACCATGATGATCTTCGGCTTCCGCGAGCGCGAGCTCGTGCTGGCCTTCTTCGAGAAGACGACCGGGCTGCGCATGAACCACAACTTCATCCGCCCCGGGGGGACCGCCGCCGACCTGCCCGACGGGTGGGAGGACGACGTGGAGACCATCCTCGACAACGTCACGGCGCGCCTCGCCGTCTACGACGAGCTGCTCACGGGGCAGCCCATCTTCCGCGAGCGCATGGAGGGCGTCGGCGCGCTGAGCGCCGAGGAGGCGCTGGCGCTGTCGGCCACGGGCCCCATCCTCCGCTCCACCGGCGTGGCCTGGGACCTGCGCCGGGCGATGCCGTACCTGGCCTACGACGAGGTCGTCTTCGACGTCATCATCGGCACCTATGGCGACAACTTCGACCGCTACGCCATCCGCCTCAACGAGATCCGGGAGTCGGTCCGGATCCTCCGCCAGGTGCTCGACAAGATGCCCGCCGGCGACTACCGGGTCCAGGACAAAAAGGTGACGCCGCCACCGCGCGCCCGCATCGACGAGTCGATGGAGGCGCTCATCCACCACTTCAAGATCTTCACCGAAGGGTTCAAGGTCCCCGAGGGCGAGGTCTACGTGGCGGTCGAGTCCCCGCGCGGGGAGCTCGGCTGCTACATGGTCTCCGACGGCTCGGCCAAGCCCCATCGGCTCCACATCCGGGCCCCGTCGTTCGTGAACCTGCAGAGCCTCCCCGTGATGATGCACGGCGGCCTCGTCGCCGACGCCGTCGCCACCATCTCGTCGGTGGACCCCGTCATGGGGGAGGTCGACCGATGA
- a CDS encoding NADH-quinone oxidoreductase subunit C encodes MSAPTAAQEQAGSAGPSGPAGPSESAGPQEPALPGVARATSPDGHDIVFPSRAGYHDAVAAHRAAGFEMLADLTAVDYLGHPGRALPDGVAAERFELVVALLSVSQPRRVRVRVQVPEDDAVVASLWDLYRGAEAMEREAFDMFGIWFTGHPDLTRILMPEDWEGHPLRKDFGVGRVPVQFKQAPGPR; translated from the coding sequence GTGAGCGCGCCGACCGCGGCGCAGGAGCAGGCCGGGTCCGCCGGGCCGTCCGGGCCCGCCGGGCCGTCGGAGTCCGCCGGGCCGCAGGAGCCGGCGCTGCCGGGCGTGGCCCGCGCCACGTCGCCCGACGGGCACGACATCGTGTTCCCGTCGCGTGCCGGGTACCACGACGCGGTGGCGGCCCACCGGGCGGCCGGGTTCGAGATGCTCGCCGACCTCACCGCCGTCGACTACCTCGGGCACCCGGGGCGGGCCCTGCCCGACGGCGTGGCCGCCGAGCGCTTCGAGCTGGTGGTGGCGCTGCTGTCGGTGTCGCAGCCAAGGCGGGTGCGCGTGCGGGTGCAGGTGCCCGAGGACGACGCCGTGGTGGCGTCGCTGTGGGACCTCTACCGCGGCGCCGAGGCCATGGAGCGCGAGGCCTTCGACATGTTCGGCATCTGGTTCACCGGGCACCCCGACCTCACCCGGATCCTCATGCCCGAGGACTGGGAGGGGCACCCGCTGCGCAAGGACTTCGGCGTGGGGCGGGTGCCGGTGCAGTTCAAGCAGGCCCCGGGCCCCCGATGA
- a CDS encoding NADH-quinone oxidoreductase subunit B family protein, which yields MGLEDLQHNFLTGRVEDLVKWARRNSVWPVTFGLACCAIEMMAVGAADFDISRFGMEVFRASPRQADLMIVAGRVSQKMAPVLRQVYDQMMEPKWVISMGVCASTGGMFNNYAIVQGVDQIVPVDVYAPGCPPSPEMLLHAILTLHEKIRTGEITRRPPSAQSPEELAGWVPERPDAVRLGTPR from the coding sequence ATGGGACTCGAGGACCTCCAGCACAATTTCCTGACCGGCCGGGTCGAGGACCTGGTCAAGTGGGCGCGCCGCAACAGCGTGTGGCCCGTGACCTTCGGGCTGGCGTGCTGTGCCATCGAGATGATGGCCGTCGGCGCCGCGGACTTCGACATCAGCCGGTTCGGCATGGAGGTGTTCCGCGCCTCGCCCCGCCAGGCCGACCTCATGATCGTGGCCGGGAGGGTCTCGCAGAAGATGGCCCCGGTGCTCCGGCAGGTCTACGACCAGATGATGGAGCCCAAGTGGGTCATCTCGATGGGCGTGTGCGCCTCGACGGGCGGCATGTTCAACAACTACGCCATCGTCCAGGGCGTCGACCAGATCGTTCCCGTGGACGTGTACGCGCCGGGCTGCCCTCCGAGCCCCGAGATGCTCCTGCATGCCATCCTCACCCTCCACGAGAAGATCCGCACCGGGGAGATCACGCGCCGGCCCCCGTCCGCGCAGAGCCCCGAGGAGCTCGCCGGCTGGGTCCCCGAGCGCCCCGACGCCGTCCGGCTGGGGACGCCGCGGTGA
- the ndhC gene encoding NADH-quinone oxidoreductase subunit A yields the protein MSAYLPIFLLFVLGVLFAGMSFLASGLLAPRKRPTAAKLAPYECGIIPDREPPQRFPVRFYLVAMIFIIFDIEIVFLYPWAVIFRQLRTFGLIEVLVFAGVVFVSFLYLVSNGALNWGPAKRLRPAMPERTTASTIARVGPGPGPDAGRAA from the coding sequence ATGAGCGCCTACCTGCCGATCTTTCTGCTCTTCGTCCTGGGCGTGCTCTTCGCCGGCATGTCGTTCCTGGCGTCGGGCCTCCTGGCCCCCCGGAAACGACCCACCGCGGCCAAGCTCGCGCCCTACGAGTGCGGGATCATCCCCGACCGCGAGCCACCGCAGCGTTTCCCCGTGCGCTTCTACCTCGTGGCCATGATCTTCATCATCTTCGACATCGAGATCGTGTTCCTCTACCCGTGGGCGGTGATCTTCCGGCAGCTGCGCACGTTCGGCCTGATCGAGGTCCTCGTCTTCGCCGGCGTCGTGTTCGTGTCGTTCCTCTACCTCGTGAGCAACGGCGCCCTGAACTGGGGACCGGCCAAGCGGCTCCGTCCGGCCATGCCGGAGCGCACCACCGCATCGACGATCGCCCGCGTGGGCCCGGGCCCGGGCCCGGACGCCGGCCGGGCCGCGTAA
- a CDS encoding geranylgeranyl reductase family protein encodes MTPSATPATRSAPARPVTVDDGHLHDVVVVGGGPSGAACAYWLADAGWDVALVEKKHFPREKTCGDGLTPRSVRQLNDMGLAGALAGAHRYEGLRACAYGRSLELSWPDHPSFPPYGYVITRHDLDQLVAERAAKAGATVWEGAEAIGPILDPATAGTVGGVGTSSEVLPSCAGANVLDRDSGRTQAVRGRYVVVADGANSRFGRALGTSRDRQYPLGMALRGYFRSPRHDDAFIESHLDIRDASGAVVPGYGWVFPLGDGRVNAGVGILTVDGRWKGINTTHLMDAFIDWAPASWGLSTATLCGPPTGGKLPMGLSVRPRIGPNVLVTGDAAGTINPFNGEGIAYAYETGRLAAACVARALSGEGVHALVDYESQLQAAYGLYFKIAREFVKVISRPELMRVCVGAGMHSTSLMGWLMRIMANLLHPDELGPAEIAYQALLAVARSTPG; translated from the coding sequence GTGACACCCTCCGCGACCCCCGCCACGAGGAGCGCTCCGGCTCGCCCGGTGACCGTCGACGACGGCCACCTCCACGACGTGGTCGTCGTCGGGGGCGGACCCTCGGGCGCGGCGTGCGCCTACTGGCTGGCCGACGCCGGCTGGGACGTGGCGCTGGTCGAGAAGAAGCACTTCCCGCGGGAGAAGACCTGCGGCGACGGCCTCACGCCGCGGTCGGTGCGCCAGCTCAACGACATGGGCCTGGCCGGCGCCCTGGCCGGGGCACACCGCTACGAGGGCCTGCGCGCCTGCGCCTACGGGCGTTCGCTCGAGCTGTCGTGGCCCGATCACCCCTCGTTCCCCCCCTACGGGTACGTGATCACCCGCCACGACCTCGACCAGCTCGTCGCCGAGCGGGCCGCCAAGGCCGGGGCCACCGTGTGGGAGGGCGCCGAGGCCATCGGGCCGATCCTCGACCCGGCCACGGCGGGCACCGTCGGCGGGGTGGGGACGAGCTCGGAGGTGCTGCCCAGCTGCGCCGGGGCCAACGTGCTCGACCGCGACTCGGGACGGACCCAGGCCGTGCGGGGCCGCTACGTCGTGGTCGCCGACGGCGCCAACTCGCGCTTCGGCCGCGCCCTCGGGACGTCACGCGACCGCCAGTACCCCCTGGGGATGGCCCTGCGGGGCTACTTCCGCTCCCCGCGCCACGACGACGCCTTCATCGAGTCCCATCTCGACATCCGGGACGCCTCGGGTGCCGTGGTGCCGGGATACGGCTGGGTCTTCCCCCTCGGCGACGGGCGGGTGAACGCCGGCGTCGGCATCCTGACCGTCGACGGCCGGTGGAAGGGGATCAACACCACCCACCTGATGGACGCCTTCATCGACTGGGCACCCGCCTCGTGGGGGTTGTCGACGGCGACGCTGTGCGGGCCGCCGACCGGCGGGAAGCTCCCGATGGGCCTGTCGGTGCGGCCCCGCATCGGCCCCAACGTGCTCGTCACCGGCGACGCCGCCGGCACCATCAACCCGTTCAACGGCGAGGGCATCGCCTACGCCTACGAGACCGGCCGGCTGGCGGCGGCCTGCGTGGCCAGGGCGCTGTCGGGCGAGGGGGTCCACGCCCTCGTCGACTACGAGTCCCAGCTCCAGGCCGCCTACGGCCTCTACTTCAAGATCGCCCGGGAGTTCGTGAAGGTGATCAGCAGGCCCGAGCTCATGCGGGTGTGCGTGGGCGCCGGCATGCACTCCACCAGCCTCATGGGCTGGCTCATGCGCATCATGGCCAACCTGCTGCACCCCGACGAGCTCGGCCCGGCCGAGATCGCCTACCAGGCGCTCCTCGCCGTCGCCCGGTCGACGCCCGGCTGA
- a CDS encoding PQQ-binding-like beta-propeller repeat protein, producing MTRKRFRAGTSVTEEVSMALARSRRHLRVAAALATIAMTVGAGIALPGTVEAAAPRTGLSVSLKWADMLGPNSQIDLSSPNLATLDGGGQSIVVGSRVNGCVYAVHLSDGSTTPGWPQQCNGNAVDSTPAVLPVGGGLDDVVVSTGDVGGMNPAARNAGHGSVIEYGPGGNTQWARTLPDVYGTLGGDPAVPASPAIGDTGTGQARIVVGGVSLSLYSLDPATGGTIPGWPQKTADTTFATAAIANVDNSQQIVASSDSTAGPGALDNWNGGASRLMSARGGTVWTDASNEVVTSSPVVGNLDGSGPVAVYGHGRYWGGSDGDGLTAVDAATGALRWERHLGGYTRATPALADLQGNGRLDVVEPTWTADGQTIGGLVFAVDPNGNQLWAVQLPLPPGQTTNTNTIAGGVATADFGEGYQDVVVASGLGFDILDGRTGGLVSSQGLNLNSPSGNFGGDTNAANLNMQNSPLVVPDPSGVGDDIVVAGTYGGVNNDNTQGFIAVYKVTNGSNHSLGSGAWPQYHHDPQLTGSAIAPAPAPGTCSPDVPPCSTQGYWMTATDGGLFAYGNAPFFGSMGGRALSRPVVGIAPTSDHGGYWEVASDGGVFAFGDAAFHGSMGGTRLNQPVVGIATTPAGGGYWEVASDGGLFAFGDAGFFGSMGGSHLNQPVVGISPTTTGRGYWMVASDGGVFNFGDAFFRGSAGNLALNAPVTGVAANS from the coding sequence ATGACCAGGAAGCGGTTCCGCGCCGGGACGTCGGTGACGGAGGAGGTCAGCATGGCTCTGGCGCGGTCGCGTCGGCACCTCAGGGTGGCGGCGGCTCTGGCCACGATCGCGATGACGGTGGGAGCGGGGATCGCCCTGCCCGGAACCGTCGAGGCGGCCGCCCCCCGGACGGGCCTGAGCGTGAGCCTGAAGTGGGCCGACATGCTCGGCCCCAACTCCCAGATCGATCTGTCGTCGCCCAACCTCGCCACGCTCGACGGGGGAGGCCAGTCGATCGTGGTGGGATCGCGCGTCAACGGCTGCGTCTACGCCGTCCACCTGTCCGACGGGAGCACGACGCCGGGCTGGCCGCAGCAGTGCAACGGCAACGCGGTGGACTCCACACCGGCCGTGCTGCCGGTCGGGGGAGGCCTCGACGACGTCGTGGTCAGCACCGGCGACGTGGGGGGCATGAACCCCGCGGCGCGCAACGCCGGTCACGGGTCGGTCATCGAGTACGGGCCCGGCGGCAACACCCAGTGGGCCCGCACGCTGCCCGATGTCTACGGCACGCTCGGCGGCGACCCCGCCGTGCCGGCGTCGCCGGCCATCGGTGACACGGGCACCGGTCAGGCCCGCATCGTCGTGGGGGGCGTGAGCCTGAGCCTGTACTCCCTCGACCCCGCAACCGGCGGGACCATCCCGGGGTGGCCGCAGAAGACGGCCGACACCACCTTCGCCACCGCCGCCATCGCCAACGTCGACAACTCCCAGCAGATCGTGGCGTCGAGCGACTCCACGGCGGGGCCGGGCGCGCTCGACAACTGGAATGGCGGCGCCTCGCGGCTGATGAGCGCGCGCGGCGGCACGGTGTGGACCGACGCCAGCAACGAGGTGGTGACGTCGTCGCCGGTCGTGGGCAACCTGGACGGCTCGGGGCCCGTCGCCGTCTACGGGCACGGGCGGTACTGGGGCGGCAGCGACGGTGACGGGCTGACGGCCGTCGACGCCGCCACGGGCGCGCTGCGCTGGGAGCGCCACCTCGGCGGCTACACGCGGGCGACGCCGGCGCTCGCCGACCTCCAGGGCAACGGCCGGCTCGACGTGGTGGAGCCGACGTGGACGGCGGACGGCCAGACGATCGGCGGCCTCGTGTTCGCCGTCGACCCCAACGGCAACCAGCTGTGGGCCGTGCAGCTGCCGCTGCCGCCCGGGCAGACCACCAACACCAACACCATCGCGGGCGGCGTGGCCACGGCCGACTTCGGAGAGGGCTACCAGGACGTGGTCGTGGCCTCGGGCCTCGGCTTCGACATCCTCGACGGGCGGACCGGCGGCCTCGTGAGCTCGCAGGGCCTCAACCTGAACAGCCCGTCGGGCAACTTCGGGGGCGACACGAACGCCGCCAACCTCAACATGCAGAACTCTCCGCTGGTGGTGCCCGACCCCTCGGGCGTCGGGGACGACATCGTGGTGGCGGGCACCTACGGCGGCGTGAACAACGACAACACCCAGGGGTTCATCGCCGTCTACAAGGTCACGAACGGGTCCAACCACTCGCTCGGGAGCGGGGCCTGGCCGCAGTACCATCACGACCCGCAGCTGACGGGTTCGGCCATCGCCCCGGCCCCCGCCCCCGGCACCTGCAGCCCCGACGTCCCGCCCTGCTCCACCCAGGGGTACTGGATGACGGCGACCGACGGGGGTCTGTTCGCCTACGGCAACGCCCCGTTCTTCGGCTCCATGGGCGGCCGTGCCCTGTCGCGACCCGTCGTCGGCATCGCCCCGACGTCCGATCACGGCGGGTACTGGGAGGTGGCGTCGGACGGCGGCGTGTTCGCCTTCGGCGACGCCGCCTTCCACGGCTCCATGGGCGGCACGCGCCTCAACCAGCCCGTGGTGGGGATCGCCACGACCCCCGCCGGCGGCGGGTACTGGGAGGTGGCGTCGGACGGCGGGCTGTTCGCCTTCGGCGACGCCGGGTTCTTCGGGTCGATGGGCGGGTCGCACCTCAACCAGCCGGTGGTGGGCATCTCGCCGACGACCACGGGCCGCGGGTACTGGATGGTCGCCTCCGACGGCGGCGTCTTCAACTTCGGTGACGCCTTCTTCCGGGGGTCAGCAGGGAACCTGGCGCTGAACGCGCCTGTCACGGGCGTAGCCGCCAACAGCTGA
- a CDS encoding glycosyltransferase family 39 protein, producing the protein MDGVQAPPAGPGVAPGVAPGVAPADAPDADAFPEVPDGSPVVVPDGPAAVLDGPAPDATDGLHPALFGVMVVGAVAVIALGVALRFVARSDMWLDEALTLNIARLPLGQIHGALRRDGAPPLYYVLLHFWTGAFGTSDTAVRSLSGLLSCATLPFMWVAGRRLGGRTVAAGALVIVATSPFAVRYATENRMYALVGFLSAAGVVALQQILRRRTAANVLALAVLTASLLYAHYWALYLVGVTALWLAWQAWRGPDDRRRGARAALAAVVVGCLAFVPWVPTFLYQAHHTGTPWAKPANFAAMVNAVASFAGGATSQGRALALVYFALAGLGLFGVARGAVHVDLDLRTRPRSRALALVLGGTLAVAIVGGYASRSAFQARYASVVFVPLVLLVALGLATFGDRRIRAGVLVAAVAFGVAGSVPNIWTSRTQAGEVAATLARLGRPGDVVAYCPDQLGPAVHRLLPAGRYREITFPRGTGPAFVNWVDYSAASRAGHSGTFAARLEQLSAPVHQIWLVWAPGYQTFGTKCETLETDLLADRSLGAHEMFPYRQVTDSWITYENMELVRFVHIGR; encoded by the coding sequence ATGGACGGGGTGCAGGCGCCGCCGGCGGGGCCCGGCGTCGCACCCGGCGTCGCACCCGGCGTCGCACCCGCCGACGCCCCGGACGCCGACGCCTTCCCGGAGGTGCCCGACGGCTCCCCGGTCGTCGTGCCCGACGGGCCCGCGGCGGTGCTCGACGGGCCCGCGCCCGACGCCACGGACGGGCTGCACCCGGCGTTGTTCGGGGTCATGGTGGTCGGCGCCGTGGCGGTCATCGCCCTCGGGGTGGCCTTGCGCTTCGTGGCGCGGTCGGACATGTGGCTCGACGAGGCGCTCACCCTCAACATCGCGCGGCTCCCCCTCGGGCAGATCCACGGTGCCCTGCGCCGCGACGGCGCCCCCCCGCTGTACTACGTCCTGCTCCACTTCTGGACGGGTGCGTTCGGGACCTCCGACACCGCCGTGCGATCGCTGTCCGGCCTGCTCAGCTGCGCCACCCTGCCGTTCATGTGGGTGGCCGGGCGTCGCCTCGGCGGCCGGACGGTGGCCGCCGGCGCCCTGGTCATCGTGGCGACGTCCCCCTTCGCCGTCCGGTACGCCACCGAGAACCGGATGTACGCGCTCGTGGGCTTCCTCTCCGCCGCGGGCGTGGTGGCGCTGCAGCAGATCCTGCGCCGGCGCACCGCGGCCAACGTCCTCGCCCTCGCGGTCCTGACGGCGTCGCTGCTCTACGCGCACTACTGGGCGCTCTACCTGGTGGGCGTGACGGCCCTGTGGCTGGCGTGGCAGGCATGGCGGGGCCCCGACGACCGTCGCCGCGGCGCGCGCGCCGCTCTCGCCGCCGTCGTCGTCGGGTGCCTGGCGTTCGTGCCGTGGGTGCCGACCTTCCTGTACCAGGCGCACCACACCGGGACCCCGTGGGCCAAGCCCGCGAACTTCGCCGCCATGGTCAACGCCGTCGCGTCGTTCGCGGGCGGGGCCACCAGCCAGGGCCGTGCGCTCGCCCTCGTCTACTTCGCCCTCGCCGGCCTGGGGTTGTTCGGCGTGGCCCGCGGCGCCGTCCACGTCGACCTCGACCTGCGCACCCGCCCGCGCAGCCGGGCCCTGGCGCTCGTGCTGGGTGGCACGCTCGCCGTCGCCATCGTCGGCGGCTACGCCAGCCGCAGCGCGTTCCAGGCGAGGTACGCGTCGGTCGTGTTCGTCCCGCTCGTCCTGCTGGTGGCCCTGGGCCTGGCCACCTTCGGCGACCGCCGGATCCGCGCCGGCGTCCTGGTGGCCGCAGTGGCCTTCGGGGTGGCGGGGAGCGTGCCCAACATCTGGACGAGCCGGACCCAGGCGGGGGAGGTGGCTGCCACGCTCGCCCGGCTGGGCCGCCCCGGCGACGTCGTGGCGTACTGCCCCGACCAGCTCGGCCCCGCCGTCCACCGCCTCCTGCCCGCCGGGAGGTACCGCGAGATCACCTTCCCGCGCGGCACGGGGCCGGCCTTCGTGAACTGGGTCGACTACTCGGCCGCCTCGCGCGCCGGGCACTCCGGCACCTTCGCGGCGCGCCTCGAGCAGCTGAGTGCCCCCGTCCACCAGATCTGGCTGGTGTGGGCCCCGGGGTACCAGACGTTCGGGACGAAGTGCGAGACCCTCGAGACCGACCTCCTCGCCGACCGGTCCCTGGGCGCCCACGAGATGTTCCCCTACCGCCAGGTCACCGACTCGTGGATCACCTACGAGAACATGGAGCTGGTCCGCTTCGTCCACATCGGCAGGTAG
- a CDS encoding glutamate-1-semialdehyde 2,1-aminomutase gives MADPSGPPTNAGWFERARHVIPGGVDSPVRSFAAVGGVPYTVVRGQGAHVWDVEGRRYVDMVQSYGAVLLGHAHPVVTEAVARAAALGTSFGAPTPGEVLLAEAVCGRVPGCDQVRMVSSGTEAAMSAVRVARGFTGRDRVVKFDGCYHGHADTLLAGGGSGVATLGLPGSAGVPSSAVADTVVVPYNRVPELDERVACVIVEPVAANMGLVGPAPGFLQALRTACDDAGALLVFDEVITGFRLGPGGASALSGVTPDLWCFGKVMGGGLPLGAFGGRRDVLAVLAPGGPVYQAGTLSGNPLATAAGLAVLGAVTAADYDDLCARAGRLASGLEGAIAGAGVAVQVPVVGPLVGLFFGDAPVTDYESARASVAGGGYAPFFSAMLERGVALAPGPYEVMFPGLAHTDADIDAVVEAAAGAAASAAAVPTAG, from the coding sequence ATGGCTGACCCGTCGGGGCCGCCCACCAACGCGGGGTGGTTCGAGCGCGCCCGACACGTGATCCCGGGCGGCGTCGATTCGCCGGTCCGGTCGTTCGCGGCGGTCGGTGGCGTGCCCTACACGGTGGTGCGTGGCCAGGGCGCCCACGTCTGGGACGTCGAGGGCCGGCGCTACGTCGACATGGTCCAGTCCTACGGCGCCGTCCTGCTCGGTCACGCCCACCCGGTGGTCACCGAGGCCGTGGCGCGCGCCGCAGCGCTCGGCACGAGCTTCGGCGCGCCCACCCCGGGCGAGGTACTGCTGGCCGAGGCCGTCTGCGGCCGCGTGCCCGGGTGCGACCAGGTGCGCATGGTGTCGTCGGGGACCGAGGCGGCCATGAGCGCGGTGCGCGTGGCGCGGGGATTCACCGGACGCGACCGGGTCGTGAAGTTCGACGGGTGCTACCACGGCCACGCCGACACGCTGCTGGCCGGCGGGGGCAGCGGGGTGGCCACGCTGGGCCTGCCCGGCTCCGCCGGTGTCCCGTCGTCGGCCGTGGCCGACACCGTGGTCGTGCCCTACAACAGGGTCCCCGAGCTCGACGAGCGCGTGGCGTGCGTGATCGTCGAGCCGGTCGCCGCCAACATGGGCCTGGTCGGGCCCGCCCCCGGCTTCCTGCAGGCGCTGCGCACGGCGTGTGACGACGCCGGTGCCCTGCTCGTGTTCGACGAGGTCATCACCGGGTTCCGCCTGGGCCCCGGCGGGGCGTCGGCGCTGTCGGGGGTGACGCCCGACCTGTGGTGCTTCGGCAAGGTCATGGGCGGCGGGCTGCCCCTCGGGGCGTTCGGCGGACGGCGCGACGTGCTCGCCGTGCTGGCGCCGGGCGGTCCCGTGTACCAGGCGGGCACGCTGTCGGGGAACCCGCTCGCCACCGCCGCCGGGCTCGCCGTGCTGGGGGCCGTCACGGCTGCGGACTACGACGACCTGTGTGCCCGCGCCGGTCGCCTGGCCTCCGGTCTCGAGGGCGCCATCGCCGGTGCGGGCGTGGCCGTGCAGGTGCCGGTCGTGGGGCCGCTGGTCGGGCTCTTCTTCGGCGACGCCCCCGTCACCGACTACGAGTCGGCCCGGGCATCGGTGGCGGGGGGCGGGTACGCCCCGTTCTTCTCGGCCATGCTCGAGCGGGGTGTGGCCCTGGCGCCCGGTCCCTACGAGGTGATGTTCCCGGGCCTGGCGCACACCGACGCCGACATCGACGCCGTGGTCGAGGCGGCGGCCGGCGCGGCGGCGTCGGCGGCCGCCGTCCCGACGGCCGGCTGA
- the hemB gene encoding porphobilinogen synthase, producing the protein MRPAAFPVRRMRRLRRTPAMRRLVAETTVGVDDLIAPLFVRAGVAEPVPIASMPGHVQHSPASLVREAKRLASLGIPGIVLFGIPSAKDAEGSGAWDTDGVVQVALAELRSSLGDTMVLIADLCLDEYTDHGHCGVLAADGSVDNDATLERYRRVARAQAAAGADVVAPSGMMDGQVAAIRAALDEAGRAEVAVLAYAAKFASALYGPFRDAVDVSIAGGGDRRGYQQDFRNGREALAEVALDVAEGADIVMVKPAMAYLDVIAAVAARVDVPVAAYHVSGEYSMVKAAAERGWIDGDAVALEHLTALKRAGAGMILTYFAGEVAEALHG; encoded by the coding sequence ATGCGGCCTGCAGCATTCCCGGTGCGCCGGATGCGCCGCCTCCGGCGCACGCCCGCCATGCGCCGGCTGGTGGCCGAGACGACCGTGGGGGTCGACGACCTCATCGCCCCGCTCTTCGTGCGGGCCGGCGTCGCCGAGCCGGTGCCCATCGCGTCGATGCCGGGTCATGTGCAGCACTCCCCGGCGTCGCTGGTGCGCGAGGCGAAGCGGCTGGCGTCGCTCGGGATCCCCGGGATCGTCCTGTTCGGCATCCCGTCGGCCAAGGACGCGGAAGGGTCCGGTGCCTGGGACACCGACGGCGTCGTGCAGGTGGCGCTGGCGGAGCTGCGCAGCTCGCTCGGCGACACCATGGTGCTCATCGCCGACCTGTGCCTGGACGAGTACACCGACCACGGGCACTGCGGCGTCCTCGCCGCCGACGGCAGCGTCGACAACGACGCCACCCTCGAGCGCTACCGACGCGTGGCCCGGGCGCAGGCCGCCGCGGGCGCCGACGTGGTGGCGCCGAGCGGCATGATGGACGGCCAGGTCGCCGCCATCCGCGCCGCGCTCGACGAGGCGGGGCGCGCCGAGGTGGCGGTGCTCGCCTACGCGGCCAAGTTCGCGTCGGCGCTGTACGGGCCGTTCCGCGACGCCGTCGACGTGAGCATCGCCGGCGGGGGGGACCGACGCGGCTACCAGCAGGACTTCCGCAACGGCCGCGAGGCGCTCGCCGAGGTCGCGCTGGACGTGGCCGAGGGCGCCGACATCGTCATGGTCAAGCCGGCCATGGCGTACCTCGACGTGATCGCGGCGGTGGCGGCGCGCGTGGACGTGCCCGTCGCCGCCTACCACGTGAGCGGCGAGTACTCCATGGTGAAGGCGGCCGCCGAGCGGGGCTGGATCGACGGCGACGCCGTGGCGCTCGAGCACCTCACCGCGCTGAAGCGCGCCGGGGCGGGCATGATCCTGACGTACTTCGCCGGTGAGGTCGCCGAGGCCCTGCATGGCTGA